A window of Corythoichthys intestinalis isolate RoL2023-P3 chromosome 14, ASM3026506v1, whole genome shotgun sequence contains these coding sequences:
- the dnajb6a gene encoding dnaJ homolog subfamily B member 6a, which translates to MVDYYQILGVRRDASADDIKKSYRKLALRWHPDKNPENKEEAEKKFKELSEAYEVLSDVNKRSTYDLYGKEGLTGGARGRGNHFHNGDHFQEPFTFRNPEDVFREFFGGRDPFADFFGTDLFNDDPFFGNGRRHSSRASRSRTGGSFLGGFVGFPPFGAGFSPFDPGFGSFGTMSTMGHMGHMGHMTTMGSLGGGGGFTSFSSSSFGGGGGGGMGNFRSVSTSTKIINGRKITTKRIVENGQERVEVEEDGQLRSLTINGKEQLLRLEHK; encoded by the exons GTATAGAAAACTGGCGCTGAGATGGCACCCTGATAAAAATCCAGAAAACAAAGAAGAGGCTGAGAAGAAATTCAAGGAGCTGTCGGAGGCATATGAAGTCCTTTCTGATG TTAACAAGAGGAGCACATATGATCTTTACGGCAAAGAAGGACTAACAGGAGGCGCTCGAGGGAGAG GCAACCACTTCCATAATGGAGATCATTTCCAAGAACCATTCACATTCCGTAACCCTGAAGATGTGTTTAGGGAATTCTTTGGAGGCAGGGACCCATTTGCAGACTTTTTTG GTACGGATCTGTTTAATGATGATCCTTTTTTTGGCAATGGCCGACGGCACTCAAGTCGGGCTAGTCGAAGCCGGACAGGGGGCTCATTTTTGGGGGGCTTTGTAGGTTTTCCTCCTTTTGGTGCTGGCTTCTCACCTTTTGATCcag GCTTTGGTTCGTTTGGCACCATGAGCACCATGGGTCACATGGGTCATATGGGCCATATGACGACAATGGGCAGTCTAGGAGGCGGCGGCGGCTTCACTTCTTTCTCCAGCAGCTCCtttgggggaggtgggggaggaGGTATGGGGAACTTTCGTTCTGTGTCAACTTCCACCAAGATCATCAATGGCAGGAAGATCACAACCAAAAG GATCGTAGAAAATGGTCAAGAACGTGTTGAAGTGGAGGAGGACGGCCAGCTGAGGTCACTAACCATCAATGGTAAAGAGCAGCTGCTACGACTGGAACACAAGTAA